Proteins from a single region of Mustela erminea isolate mMusErm1 chromosome X, mMusErm1.Pri, whole genome shotgun sequence:
- the MBTPS2 gene encoding membrane-bound transcription factor site-2 protease isoform X1, protein MIPVSLVVVVVGGWTAVYLTDLVLKSSVYFKHSYEDWLENNGLSISPFHIRWQTAVFNRAFYSWGRRKARMLYQWFNFGMVFGVIAMFSSFFLLGKTLMQTLAQMMADSPSSSASSSSSSSSSSSSASSSSSSSSSSSSSSSSLHNEQVLQVVVPGINLPVNQLTYFFAAVLISGVVHEIGHGIAAIREQVRFNGFGIFLFIIYPGAFVDLFTTHLQLISPVQQLRIFCAAFNTAFQPPARFPGTRAFMELPAMASNDTLYISTESSEFLTDIVELHQIHVESAPVETVPVASIPMETIPVETIPVVEAIPFETIPVEAMAMETIAEYEIISGNWVHGGHHHPPLIALQPLFTNNPNQGDHDQDIIMVQTQEEVVGYYESDNLQAHSSFEDQMVLPVDEDECFQQTLASLSASASSSTHTRSKKRSSQSKKASGKKNYTTSEPRAGSSNSEMGAKKWEQKQVQIKTLEGEFSVTMWSPSEKKDDETGQIESSAPDYSEYMTGKKLPPEGLPGIDLSDPKQLAEFTRMKPRKPKEDAPRTIACPHKGCVKMFKDNSAMRKHLHTHGPRVHVCAECGKAFVESSKLKRHQLVHTGEKPFQCTFEGCGKRFSLDFNLRTHVRIHTGDRPYVCPFDGCSKKFAQSTNLKSHILTHARNKNSQ, encoded by the exons ATGATTCCAGTGTCgctggtggtagtggtggtgggcGGCTGGACTGCCGTCTACCTGACCGACTTGGTACTGAAG tCATCTGTGTATTTTAAACATTCCTATGAAGACTGGCTGGAAAACAACGGACTGAGCATCTCCCCTTTTCACATAAGATGGCAAACTGCTGTTTTCAATCGTGCCTTTTACAGTTGGGGACGGCGGAAAGCAAGGATGCTTTACCAGTg GTTCAATTTTGGAATGGTGTTTGGTGTAATTGCCATGTTCAGCTCTTTTTTCCTCCTCGGGAAAACACTGATGCAGACTTTGGCGCAAATGATGGCTGACTCTCCCTCTTcttcagcttcttcctcttcctcttcttcttcctcctcttcttctgcttcttcctcttcgtcatcttcctcttcatcctcttcctcctcctcctcacttcaCAATGAGCAAGTGCTCCAAGTTGTG GTTCCCGGTATAAATTTACCTGTCAACCAACTGACCTATTTCTTCGCTGCAGTTCTCATTAGTGGTGTTGTACATGAAATTGGACATGGGATAGCCGCTATTAG GGAACAAGTTCGATTTAATGGctttgggatttttctcttcattatttatcCTGGAGCATTTGTTGATCTGTTCACTACTCATTTGCAACTTATATCACCAGTCCAGCAACTAAGGATATTCTGTGCAG CCTTTAACACAGCCTTCCAGCCGCCCGCTCGCTTTCCGGGAACCAGAGCCTTCATGGAGCTCCCAGCCATGGCTTCAAACGACACTCTCTACATCTCCACGGAAAGTTCGGAGTTCCTTACAGATATTGTGGAGCTGCACCAGATCCATGTGGAGAGCGCCCCAGTAGAGACTGTCCCTGTGGCGTCCATCCCCATGGAGACCATCCCTGTGGAGACCATACCCGTGGTGGAGGCCATTCCTTTCGAGACCATCCCTGTGGAGGCTATGGCGATGGAAACCATCGCAGAGTACGAGATTATCAGCGGCAATTGGGTCCACGGTGGCCACCACCATCCACCTCTGATCGCGCTGCAGCCACTCTTTACCAACAACCCGAACCAAGGGGACCACGACCAGGATATAATCATGGTGCAGACACAGGAGGAAGTGGTGGGCTACTACGAGTCAGACAACCTGCAGGCCCACAGCAGTTTCGAGGACCAGATGGTCCTTCCGGTTGATGAAGATGAATGCTTCCAGCAGACCCTGGCTTCCTTGTCTGCCTCCGCATCCTCATCAACGCACACCCGCAGCAAGAAGCGCAGCAGCCAAAGCAAGAAGGCCAGCGGTAAGAAAAATTACACGACCAGTGAGCCGCGGGCGGGAAGTAGCAACTCCGAGATGGGCGCCAAGAAATGGGAGCAGAAGCAGGTGCAGATCAAAACTCTGGAGGGTGAGTTCTCCGTCACCATGTGGTCCCCGAGCGAGAAAAAAGACGATGAGACAGGACAGATAGAGAGCTCAGCTCCTGATTATTCAGAGTACATGACCGGAAAGAAGCTTCCTCCCGAAGGATTACCTGGTATTGATCTCTCAGATCCTAAACAACTGGCAGAATTTACTAGAATGAAGCCAAGAAAACCCAAAGAAGATGCGCCAAGAACCATAGCTTGCCCTCATAAAGGCTGTGTGAAGATGTTCAAGGATAACTCTGCTATGCGGAAACATCTGCACACTCACGGTCCTCGAGTCCACGTATGTGCAGAATGTGGCAAAGCTTTTGTCGAGAGCTCAAAACTAAAACGACATCAACTGGTGcatactggagagaagccctTCCAGTGCACATTTGAAGGCTGTGGAAAACGCTTTTCCCTGGATTTCAATTTGCGTACACATGTGCGAATCCATACCGGAGACAGGCCCTACGTGTGCCCGTTTGATGGCTGTAGTAAGAAGTTCGCTCAGTCAACTAACCTGAAATCTCATATCTTAACACATGCGAGGAACAAAAACAGCCAGTAA